The proteins below are encoded in one region of Festucalex cinctus isolate MCC-2025b chromosome 2, RoL_Fcin_1.0, whole genome shotgun sequence:
- the LOC144013543 gene encoding FERM domain-containing protein 4B-like isoform X2 produces MQRVCRAFSFLLREERNNGMSQECIRSCALPGEVHQMTEGRLCQVQLLDDRKLELLVQPKLLSYELVDLVSSHFNLKEKEFFGLAFFSDNGQCKWLQMDRRVLDHDFSKRPGSIALNFLVRFYVENITLLKDIITVELFFLNAKSAVYNGIIEVESENVFKLAANALQESKGDYTSDEATRADLKKLPTLPTKVLKEHPSLAYCEDRVIDYYKQLRGVSRGQAIVQYLTLVESLPTYGVHYYEVKDKQGMPWWLGISYKGIGQYDLQDKLKPRKLYQWKQLENLYFREKKFAVEVNDPHRRAVTKRTFGQTGLLIHTWYASHSLIKTIWVMAISQHQFYLDRKQSKAKLGASKSLEEIAMDLTEHAGPKINKLGESVLKNNLITASNGSLVSTGSADSEMSEEQKKEKLSELRKKEQEIHDILAKKTKELKKICLREAELTGKLPKEYPLSSDERPPQVRRRVGTAFKLDDLFPYNEDPFLRNLESRFALQQKIVEAAKKLANEAELCKTVKKKRRRNCLDAMHRLQQIENEMNHYRIKKGKRPTQRASVIIADELMRSDCSSLSSLPLEDDDSDSASQRPRSQSVQDSPQFSPLRSLGAEYDVEKQTSPRENNHNKRLAFEGQETSLYYHNPREASSTHSSPYKTLPRPPRDPRSMPPTPVMTRNAYSSSQLRCEGLPHGFRARSGSLESQPQLRKDADPEKPVFTLSPAHRSNSTEVLEDCSSYTSQSSLDFCGPASSHYSTLDSRTSTMHRLHRNVEVYGNTGSMPNLVQHHSGCSYACETSAHYPPGAYYVSGCPCPDMEPYANGAYVYENDVEGHYNVNPSYQMNGYHGHDRFRHYGSDRTDGLSQNPYATVRPPRSREGPRNELLAKNMQKAMVAEHLRGWYHRNRGPREGERAGYDFDCGSQLSLGYQTMPAAFSHSSRTTSFSSVSSVESAGNWRNQLAVGLTDYDTPSTPQYSQHAVPSSPYNRSPTHNRFYLGSSYTSIH; encoded by the exons ATGCAGAGAGTTTGCCGCGCTTTCTCCTTTCTTCTGCGAGAAGAACGCAATAACGGGATGAGTCAGGAATGCATCCGCTCCTGCGCGCTCCCTGGAGAGGTTCACCAG ATGACCGAGGGCAGACTGTGTCAAGTGCAGCTGCTGGATGACAGGAAGCTGGAGCTGCTGGTTCAG CCAAAGCTGCTGTCGTATGAACTCGTCGACCTGGTCTCGTCCCATTTCAACCTCAAAGAGAAGGAATTCTTCGGACTTGCGTTTTTCAGTGACAA TGGTCAGTGTAAGTGGCTGCAGATGGACCGCAGAGTTCTTGATCATGACTTTTCCAAGCGGCCCGGCTCCATTGCCCTCAATTTTCTGGTCAG ATTCTATGTGGAAAACATAACACTGCTCAAGGACATCATAACAGTGGAGTTATTTTTCCTGAATGCAAAATCTGCTGTCTACAAC GGGATTATAGAAGTTGAGAGTGAGAATGTCTTCAAGTTAGCAGCAAATGCGTTGCAG GAATCCAAGGGAGACTACACAAG CGACGAAGCCACACGAGCTGACTTAAAGAAACTGCCCACTCTTCCCACTAAAGTCCTCAAGGAGCACCCATCGCTTGCATATTG CGAGGACCGAGTCATCGACTATTATAAACAGCTAAGAGGAGTCTCCAGAGGGCAGGCCATTGTGCA GTATCTGACACTTGTGGAATCCTTGCCCACATATGGTGTCCACTATTATGAAGTGAAG GATAAACAAGGGATGCCATGGTGGCTTGGGATCAGCTATAAAGGCATTGGCCAGTATGATCTACAAGATAAACTGAAACCCAGGAAG CTTTATCAGTGGAAGCAACTGGAAAATTTGTACTTCAGGGAGAAAAAATTTGCAGTGGAGGTGAATGATCCACACAG GAGAGCAGTAACCAAGCGCACCTTTGGACAAACTGGCCTCCTCATCCACACGTGGTATGCGAGCCACTCTTTGATCAAAACTATTTGGGTCATGGCTATTAGCCAACACCAATTCTACTTAGACAGAAAGCAAAGCAAA GCTAAACTCGGAGCCTCCAAAAGCTTGGAGGAAATCGCCATGGATCTCACCGAGCACGCAGGGCCGAAGATCAACAAACTCGGAGAGTCCGTCCTGAAAAATAACTTGATTACAGCCAGCAACGGGAGCTTGGTATCGACAG GTTCTGCAGACTCTGAAATGAGTGAGGAGCAGAAGAAAGAGAAACTCTCTGAGCTGAGAAAGAAAGAGCAGGAGATACATGATATCTTggccaaaaaaacaaaggaaCTAAAGAAGATTTGTCTTAGGGAAGCG GAGCTTACTGGCAAGCTTCCAAAGGAGTACCCCTTGTCTTCAGATGAACGACCACCGCAGGTTAGACGACGGGTTGGCACTGCTTTCAAGTTGGATGACCTTTTCCCATACAATGAG GATCCTTTCCTGAGAAATCTGGAGAGCAGATTTGCCCTCCAGCAGAAGATTGTGGAGGCAGCTAAAAAGCTGGCCAATGAGGCAGAACTGTGTAAGACAgtcaagaagaagaggaggagaaacTGCTTGGATGCTATGCACAGGCTTCAGCAGATTGAGAACGAGATGAACCATTACCGAATCAAAAAGGGGAAAAGACCCACCCAGCGAGCCTCAGTAATCATTGCAG ATGAACTCATGCGATCAGACTGCAGCTCCTTGTCAAGCCTCCCGTTGGAGGATG ACGACTCGGATAGCGCGAGTCAGCGGCCACGGTCACAGTCTGTGCAAGACTCCCCTCAGTTCAGTCCATTACGCTCACTGGGGGCGGAATACGATGTGGAGAAGCAAACATCTCCAAGGGAAAATAACCATAACAAAAG ATTAGCTTTTGAAGGCCAAGAGACTTCCCTCTACTACCACAATCCGAGAGAGGCCTCCTCCACCCACAGTAGCCCTTATAAAACCCTCCCCAGACCTCCCAGAGACCCCCGCAGCATGCCCCCCACACCGGTTATGACCCGCAATGCCTACAGCAGCAGCCAGCTCAG GTGCGAAGGCTTGCCTCATGGTTTCAGAGCTCGCAGTGGAAGTTTGGAGTCACAGCCCCAGCTGAGAAAAGACGCAGACCCGGAGAAGCCAGTTTTCACCTTGTCACCAGCTCACCGCAGCAACAGCACGGAAGTGTTGGAGGATTGCTCGTCCTACACCAGTCAGTCCAGTCTGGATTTCTGCGGGCCTGCCAGTTCCCACTACAGTACATTAGATTCCCGAACCTCCACCATGCATCGACTCCACCGCAACGTGGAAGTGTACGGAAACACAGGGAGCATGCCCAACCTGGTGCAGCATCATTCCGGTTGCAGTTACGCCTGTGAGACCTCAGCACACTATCCGCCCGGTGCCTACTACGTCTCCGGCTGCCCGTGTCCAGACATGGAGCCTTACGCTAACGGCGCCTACGTTTATGAGAATGACGTAGAGGGCCACTACAACGTCAACCCCTCGTATCAAATGAACGGCTATCACGGACATGACAGATTCCGGCATTACGGCTCGGACCGAACTGACGGCCTTTCCCAGAATCCCTACGCGACCGTGAGGCCGCCGCGGAGCAGGGAGGGACccagaaatgaacttttggccAAGAACATGCAGAAGGCGATGGTGGCGGAACATCTGAGGGGATGGTACCATCGCAACCGTGGCCCCAGGGAAGGAGAGAGGGCGGGATACGACTTTGACTGTGGCTCCCAGCTCAGCCTCGGCTACCAGACCATGCCGGCGGCGTTCAGCCACTCCAGCAGAACAACGTCTTTCTCATCTG TGTCCTCAGTGGAGAGTGCAGGGAACTGGCGCAACCAGCTGGCAGTCGGCCTGACTGACTACGACACACCCAGCACACCTCAATACTCTCAACATGCAGTTCCTTCATCGCCATATAATCGCAGCCCCACACACAACAG ATTTTACCTGGGCAGCAGCTACACAAGCATCCACTGA
- the LOC144013543 gene encoding FERM domain-containing protein 4B-like isoform X4, whose protein sequence is MQRVCRAFSFLLREERNNGMSQECIRSCALPGEVHQMTEGRLCQVQLLDDRKLELLVQPKLLSYELVDLVSSHFNLKEKEFFGLAFFSDNGQCKWLQMDRRVLDHDFSKRPGSIALNFLVRFYVENITLLKDIITVELFFLNAKSAVYNGIIEVESENVFKLAANALQESKGDYTSDEATRADLKKLPTLPTKVLKEHPSLAYCEDRVIDYYKQLRGVSRGQAIVQYLTLVESLPTYGVHYYEVKDKQGMPWWLGISYKGIGQYDLQDKLKPRKLYQWKQLENLYFREKKFAVEVNDPHRRAVTKRTFGQTGLLIHTWYASHSLIKTIWVMAISQHQFYLDRKQSKAKLGASKSLEEIAMDLTEHAGPKINKLGESVLKNNLITASNGSLVSTGSADSEMSEEQKKEKLSELRKKEQEIHDILAKKTKELKKICLREAELTGKLPKEYPLSSDERPPQVRRRVGTAFKLDDLFPYNEDPFLRNLESRFALQQKIVEAAKKLANEAELCKTVKKKRRRNCLDAMHRLQQIENEMNHYRIKKGKRPTQRASVIIADELMRSDCSSLSSLPLEDDDSDSASQRPRSQSVQDSPQFSPLRSLGAEYDVEKQTSPRENNHNKRCEGLPHGFRARSGSLESQPQLRKDADPEKPVFTLSPAHRSNSTEVLEDCSSYTSQSSLDFCGPASSHYSTLDSRTSTMHRLHRNVEVYGNTGSMPNLVQHHSGCSYACETSAHYPPGAYYVSGCPCPDMEPYANGAYVYENDVEGHYNVNPSYQMNGYHGHDRFRHYGSDRTDGLSQNPYATVRPPRSREGPRNELLAKNMQKAMVAEHLRGWYHRNRGPREGERAGYDFDCGSQLSLGYQTMPAAFSHSSRTTSFSSVSSVESAGNWRNQLAVGLTDYDTPSTPQYSQHAVPSSPYNRSPTHNRCSPENKVSGSDTKPNKCESVEVVGAAAIRMDEGSDSHSST, encoded by the exons ATGCAGAGAGTTTGCCGCGCTTTCTCCTTTCTTCTGCGAGAAGAACGCAATAACGGGATGAGTCAGGAATGCATCCGCTCCTGCGCGCTCCCTGGAGAGGTTCACCAG ATGACCGAGGGCAGACTGTGTCAAGTGCAGCTGCTGGATGACAGGAAGCTGGAGCTGCTGGTTCAG CCAAAGCTGCTGTCGTATGAACTCGTCGACCTGGTCTCGTCCCATTTCAACCTCAAAGAGAAGGAATTCTTCGGACTTGCGTTTTTCAGTGACAA TGGTCAGTGTAAGTGGCTGCAGATGGACCGCAGAGTTCTTGATCATGACTTTTCCAAGCGGCCCGGCTCCATTGCCCTCAATTTTCTGGTCAG ATTCTATGTGGAAAACATAACACTGCTCAAGGACATCATAACAGTGGAGTTATTTTTCCTGAATGCAAAATCTGCTGTCTACAAC GGGATTATAGAAGTTGAGAGTGAGAATGTCTTCAAGTTAGCAGCAAATGCGTTGCAG GAATCCAAGGGAGACTACACAAG CGACGAAGCCACACGAGCTGACTTAAAGAAACTGCCCACTCTTCCCACTAAAGTCCTCAAGGAGCACCCATCGCTTGCATATTG CGAGGACCGAGTCATCGACTATTATAAACAGCTAAGAGGAGTCTCCAGAGGGCAGGCCATTGTGCA GTATCTGACACTTGTGGAATCCTTGCCCACATATGGTGTCCACTATTATGAAGTGAAG GATAAACAAGGGATGCCATGGTGGCTTGGGATCAGCTATAAAGGCATTGGCCAGTATGATCTACAAGATAAACTGAAACCCAGGAAG CTTTATCAGTGGAAGCAACTGGAAAATTTGTACTTCAGGGAGAAAAAATTTGCAGTGGAGGTGAATGATCCACACAG GAGAGCAGTAACCAAGCGCACCTTTGGACAAACTGGCCTCCTCATCCACACGTGGTATGCGAGCCACTCTTTGATCAAAACTATTTGGGTCATGGCTATTAGCCAACACCAATTCTACTTAGACAGAAAGCAAAGCAAA GCTAAACTCGGAGCCTCCAAAAGCTTGGAGGAAATCGCCATGGATCTCACCGAGCACGCAGGGCCGAAGATCAACAAACTCGGAGAGTCCGTCCTGAAAAATAACTTGATTACAGCCAGCAACGGGAGCTTGGTATCGACAG GTTCTGCAGACTCTGAAATGAGTGAGGAGCAGAAGAAAGAGAAACTCTCTGAGCTGAGAAAGAAAGAGCAGGAGATACATGATATCTTggccaaaaaaacaaaggaaCTAAAGAAGATTTGTCTTAGGGAAGCG GAGCTTACTGGCAAGCTTCCAAAGGAGTACCCCTTGTCTTCAGATGAACGACCACCGCAGGTTAGACGACGGGTTGGCACTGCTTTCAAGTTGGATGACCTTTTCCCATACAATGAG GATCCTTTCCTGAGAAATCTGGAGAGCAGATTTGCCCTCCAGCAGAAGATTGTGGAGGCAGCTAAAAAGCTGGCCAATGAGGCAGAACTGTGTAAGACAgtcaagaagaagaggaggagaaacTGCTTGGATGCTATGCACAGGCTTCAGCAGATTGAGAACGAGATGAACCATTACCGAATCAAAAAGGGGAAAAGACCCACCCAGCGAGCCTCAGTAATCATTGCAG ATGAACTCATGCGATCAGACTGCAGCTCCTTGTCAAGCCTCCCGTTGGAGGATG ACGACTCGGATAGCGCGAGTCAGCGGCCACGGTCACAGTCTGTGCAAGACTCCCCTCAGTTCAGTCCATTACGCTCACTGGGGGCGGAATACGATGTGGAGAAGCAAACATCTCCAAGGGAAAATAACCATAACAAAAG GTGCGAAGGCTTGCCTCATGGTTTCAGAGCTCGCAGTGGAAGTTTGGAGTCACAGCCCCAGCTGAGAAAAGACGCAGACCCGGAGAAGCCAGTTTTCACCTTGTCACCAGCTCACCGCAGCAACAGCACGGAAGTGTTGGAGGATTGCTCGTCCTACACCAGTCAGTCCAGTCTGGATTTCTGCGGGCCTGCCAGTTCCCACTACAGTACATTAGATTCCCGAACCTCCACCATGCATCGACTCCACCGCAACGTGGAAGTGTACGGAAACACAGGGAGCATGCCCAACCTGGTGCAGCATCATTCCGGTTGCAGTTACGCCTGTGAGACCTCAGCACACTATCCGCCCGGTGCCTACTACGTCTCCGGCTGCCCGTGTCCAGACATGGAGCCTTACGCTAACGGCGCCTACGTTTATGAGAATGACGTAGAGGGCCACTACAACGTCAACCCCTCGTATCAAATGAACGGCTATCACGGACATGACAGATTCCGGCATTACGGCTCGGACCGAACTGACGGCCTTTCCCAGAATCCCTACGCGACCGTGAGGCCGCCGCGGAGCAGGGAGGGACccagaaatgaacttttggccAAGAACATGCAGAAGGCGATGGTGGCGGAACATCTGAGGGGATGGTACCATCGCAACCGTGGCCCCAGGGAAGGAGAGAGGGCGGGATACGACTTTGACTGTGGCTCCCAGCTCAGCCTCGGCTACCAGACCATGCCGGCGGCGTTCAGCCACTCCAGCAGAACAACGTCTTTCTCATCTG TGTCCTCAGTGGAGAGTGCAGGGAACTGGCGCAACCAGCTGGCAGTCGGCCTGACTGACTACGACACACCCAGCACACCTCAATACTCTCAACATGCAGTTCCTTCATCGCCATATAATCGCAGCCCCACACACAACAG ATGTTCTCCAGAAAACAAAGTATCGGGCTCTGACACAAAGCCTAATAAATGTGAGTCAGTTGAGGTGGTTGGCGCTGCGGCCATTAGAATGGATGAAGGATCAGACAGCCACTCTAGCACTTAA
- the LOC144013543 gene encoding FERM domain-containing protein 4B-like isoform X3, protein MTEGRLCQVQLLDDRKLELLVQPKLLSYELVDLVSSHFNLKEKEFFGLAFFSDNGQCKWLQMDRRVLDHDFSKRPGSIALNFLVRFYVENITLLKDIITVELFFLNAKSAVYNGIIEVESENVFKLAANALQESKGDYTSDEATRADLKKLPTLPTKVLKEHPSLAYCEDRVIDYYKQLRGVSRGQAIVQYLTLVESLPTYGVHYYEVKDKQGMPWWLGISYKGIGQYDLQDKLKPRKLYQWKQLENLYFREKKFAVEVNDPHRRAVTKRTFGQTGLLIHTWYASHSLIKTIWVMAISQHQFYLDRKQSKAKLGASKSLEEIAMDLTEHAGPKINKLGESVLKNNLITASNGSLVSTGSADSEMSEEQKKEKLSELRKKEQEIHDILAKKTKELKKICLREAELTGKLPKEYPLSSDERPPQVRRRVGTAFKLDDLFPYNEDPFLRNLESRFALQQKIVEAAKKLANEAELCKTVKKKRRRNCLDAMHRLQQIENEMNHYRIKKGKRPTQRASVIIADELMRSDCSSLSSLPLEDDDSDSASQRPRSQSVQDSPQFSPLRSLGAEYDVEKQTSPRENNHNKRLAFEGQETSLYYHNPREASSTHSSPYKTLPRPPRDPRSMPPTPVMTRNAYSSSQLRCEGLPHGFRARSGSLESQPQLRKDADPEKPVFTLSPAHRSNSTEVLEDCSSYTSQSSLDFCGPASSHYSTLDSRTSTMHRLHRNVEVYGNTGSMPNLVQHHSGCSYACETSAHYPPGAYYVSGCPCPDMEPYANGAYVYENDVEGHYNVNPSYQMNGYHGHDRFRHYGSDRTDGLSQNPYATVRPPRSREGPRNELLAKNMQKAMVAEHLRGWYHRNRGPREGERAGYDFDCGSQLSLGYQTMPAAFSHSSRTTSFSSVSSVESAGNWRNQLAVGLTDYDTPSTPQYSQHAVPSSPYNRSPTHNRCSPENKVSGSDTKPNKCESVEVVGAAAIRMDEGSDSHSST, encoded by the exons ATGACCGAGGGCAGACTGTGTCAAGTGCAGCTGCTGGATGACAGGAAGCTGGAGCTGCTGGTTCAG CCAAAGCTGCTGTCGTATGAACTCGTCGACCTGGTCTCGTCCCATTTCAACCTCAAAGAGAAGGAATTCTTCGGACTTGCGTTTTTCAGTGACAA TGGTCAGTGTAAGTGGCTGCAGATGGACCGCAGAGTTCTTGATCATGACTTTTCCAAGCGGCCCGGCTCCATTGCCCTCAATTTTCTGGTCAG ATTCTATGTGGAAAACATAACACTGCTCAAGGACATCATAACAGTGGAGTTATTTTTCCTGAATGCAAAATCTGCTGTCTACAAC GGGATTATAGAAGTTGAGAGTGAGAATGTCTTCAAGTTAGCAGCAAATGCGTTGCAG GAATCCAAGGGAGACTACACAAG CGACGAAGCCACACGAGCTGACTTAAAGAAACTGCCCACTCTTCCCACTAAAGTCCTCAAGGAGCACCCATCGCTTGCATATTG CGAGGACCGAGTCATCGACTATTATAAACAGCTAAGAGGAGTCTCCAGAGGGCAGGCCATTGTGCA GTATCTGACACTTGTGGAATCCTTGCCCACATATGGTGTCCACTATTATGAAGTGAAG GATAAACAAGGGATGCCATGGTGGCTTGGGATCAGCTATAAAGGCATTGGCCAGTATGATCTACAAGATAAACTGAAACCCAGGAAG CTTTATCAGTGGAAGCAACTGGAAAATTTGTACTTCAGGGAGAAAAAATTTGCAGTGGAGGTGAATGATCCACACAG GAGAGCAGTAACCAAGCGCACCTTTGGACAAACTGGCCTCCTCATCCACACGTGGTATGCGAGCCACTCTTTGATCAAAACTATTTGGGTCATGGCTATTAGCCAACACCAATTCTACTTAGACAGAAAGCAAAGCAAA GCTAAACTCGGAGCCTCCAAAAGCTTGGAGGAAATCGCCATGGATCTCACCGAGCACGCAGGGCCGAAGATCAACAAACTCGGAGAGTCCGTCCTGAAAAATAACTTGATTACAGCCAGCAACGGGAGCTTGGTATCGACAG GTTCTGCAGACTCTGAAATGAGTGAGGAGCAGAAGAAAGAGAAACTCTCTGAGCTGAGAAAGAAAGAGCAGGAGATACATGATATCTTggccaaaaaaacaaaggaaCTAAAGAAGATTTGTCTTAGGGAAGCG GAGCTTACTGGCAAGCTTCCAAAGGAGTACCCCTTGTCTTCAGATGAACGACCACCGCAGGTTAGACGACGGGTTGGCACTGCTTTCAAGTTGGATGACCTTTTCCCATACAATGAG GATCCTTTCCTGAGAAATCTGGAGAGCAGATTTGCCCTCCAGCAGAAGATTGTGGAGGCAGCTAAAAAGCTGGCCAATGAGGCAGAACTGTGTAAGACAgtcaagaagaagaggaggagaaacTGCTTGGATGCTATGCACAGGCTTCAGCAGATTGAGAACGAGATGAACCATTACCGAATCAAAAAGGGGAAAAGACCCACCCAGCGAGCCTCAGTAATCATTGCAG ATGAACTCATGCGATCAGACTGCAGCTCCTTGTCAAGCCTCCCGTTGGAGGATG ACGACTCGGATAGCGCGAGTCAGCGGCCACGGTCACAGTCTGTGCAAGACTCCCCTCAGTTCAGTCCATTACGCTCACTGGGGGCGGAATACGATGTGGAGAAGCAAACATCTCCAAGGGAAAATAACCATAACAAAAG ATTAGCTTTTGAAGGCCAAGAGACTTCCCTCTACTACCACAATCCGAGAGAGGCCTCCTCCACCCACAGTAGCCCTTATAAAACCCTCCCCAGACCTCCCAGAGACCCCCGCAGCATGCCCCCCACACCGGTTATGACCCGCAATGCCTACAGCAGCAGCCAGCTCAG GTGCGAAGGCTTGCCTCATGGTTTCAGAGCTCGCAGTGGAAGTTTGGAGTCACAGCCCCAGCTGAGAAAAGACGCAGACCCGGAGAAGCCAGTTTTCACCTTGTCACCAGCTCACCGCAGCAACAGCACGGAAGTGTTGGAGGATTGCTCGTCCTACACCAGTCAGTCCAGTCTGGATTTCTGCGGGCCTGCCAGTTCCCACTACAGTACATTAGATTCCCGAACCTCCACCATGCATCGACTCCACCGCAACGTGGAAGTGTACGGAAACACAGGGAGCATGCCCAACCTGGTGCAGCATCATTCCGGTTGCAGTTACGCCTGTGAGACCTCAGCACACTATCCGCCCGGTGCCTACTACGTCTCCGGCTGCCCGTGTCCAGACATGGAGCCTTACGCTAACGGCGCCTACGTTTATGAGAATGACGTAGAGGGCCACTACAACGTCAACCCCTCGTATCAAATGAACGGCTATCACGGACATGACAGATTCCGGCATTACGGCTCGGACCGAACTGACGGCCTTTCCCAGAATCCCTACGCGACCGTGAGGCCGCCGCGGAGCAGGGAGGGACccagaaatgaacttttggccAAGAACATGCAGAAGGCGATGGTGGCGGAACATCTGAGGGGATGGTACCATCGCAACCGTGGCCCCAGGGAAGGAGAGAGGGCGGGATACGACTTTGACTGTGGCTCCCAGCTCAGCCTCGGCTACCAGACCATGCCGGCGGCGTTCAGCCACTCCAGCAGAACAACGTCTTTCTCATCTG TGTCCTCAGTGGAGAGTGCAGGGAACTGGCGCAACCAGCTGGCAGTCGGCCTGACTGACTACGACACACCCAGCACACCTCAATACTCTCAACATGCAGTTCCTTCATCGCCATATAATCGCAGCCCCACACACAACAG ATGTTCTCCAGAAAACAAAGTATCGGGCTCTGACACAAAGCCTAATAAATGTGAGTCAGTTGAGGTGGTTGGCGCTGCGGCCATTAGAATGGATGAAGGATCAGACAGCCACTCTAGCACTTAA